The DNA region acacagatgatgctctcatccctaaaaacacgtcggtcatcatcagacggatccctgcggcgggactgaagtcctcaaacagaagatttgttgggtaagtgctgtgaaatgagcacacgcgtcctctgttagatgttatatgaagactcctggtctgtccctggtgttttagtcacacaagctcctttgttttgcagacatcaagctggacgctggcgtgaaccttcacctagagctgatccttcactcctctcactggagcagttgttgaaggtattgaacaaatgaatagcacaatagcaaaacgcaatgtaaagcacacaatatacgcacacgcactcagcttcttagggagatttgagattgtttgaagggttgagggtgaaaaagattcaaatgtgcaaatgcctgtgaaacagactgagaatctggctgaggcaaaggcgtcagaggaggacaagctgaaagcggtgatgtaccagtccagcctgtgctactactccagcaggtgagcgttcagacactgacaggtttgctttgtgagagatgtctgagctgattctcatggttctgatgttcactagtgaggccatgaggctgcttgggatcccgggacaccacattaggcactgccccactaatgtggtaactgggttttccaagctcacggttgctgtgaacttgagctcttgtcctcatcagtcagattgtttgctccgagtttgactgtcactcctcaattcacagggcagccgctccgcgccgcacaagcgcatccggaagagcacagggattccccgcagcttcctgttggaggtggacgacccagaccgaaagggagtcatgatagacggcagcggccgatacgtcattcccatcatagacgcgtgagtaaactgtacttggcatagccgcatgttctagtgtttgtccaaatctcacatgatgtctgcttgtgtgtgtttgcgctcgatctgttcagtgaggcctatgctgctgagaagagaaagaggccgtccttctcctgccagaccgagcctttgccctcctcgtcctcagcaggtgcggcatcttcggtccgggacgccggagggaaacggtcccgctccccatcttcaccagagacgcgcggcgaccagaagagaccacgtcgctgagagaccttcatccaagagacctggagccgacgtgtaaatattgtacatagtttattaataaaagataataaagattatagccgcatgaactgtgtggactggttaaccttcactccagcagtgcaacacacacacacacacacacacacacacacacacacacacacgaatgaattcataaacacaatatcatgaagttttgctttaatttaggaaaagagaaactcttctgggctaaaatctgatgggtttttttcagcgttcttacttcagtctttaatgtcaggtgatccttcaaatgtcagtgtaaagtgttgagtacactattagtgctcagtcgtgtttttcttttttttcttttttatttttttttataactttttatttgtagTAGCAATAAACACAGTACAATGATACCACTTAGGAGAAAACATTTCCCACTgcttaacatttttctttttcacaaaCTCTAAAGTaacagaacacaaaaaaatatatatatataaaaataaataaaggtttcatcaaatataatatatgaaaataacagtaaagtggtaacataaataatatcaatactaAATTTCCATAGGTCAGAGAGGgtcaaatctttatttattcattcaactttAGGTTATTATCAACTGTGaattactaatttaaaaagaTGATTAAGAGGGGGAGTGCAATGGGTCGTAAattgaaaaaatgtttgttatgtgGATGGGAATTAGAtagtaatagttttatatttctATGAAGATTGGATGGAGCAATCTAACGTAATCAGTCCACTTGGACCAGATGtttctaaatgtattaatttggagTGGAAGGGAGAATGTAATTTTTTCCATCACATAGATATTATATACTATCTCTAGCCATTCTTGGGTTGTTGGGGATTCAGGAAGTAACCAGTGTCTTGTAATTGCTTTTTTGGCTGCGAGTATTAAAATATCAAGTAAGTATTTATCAGATTTACATATTTGGATATCAGagcttccaaaataaataactataaattgaAAGGGTAGTGTAATATTAAGTATGTTTTCTATTACTCCATGTACTTCTACccaaaattgttttattactgGACATTCCCAAAAAATGTGCCAGTGATTAGGTTCCTGAGACCCGCATAGTCTCCAGCACTTAGTGTTCTTTCCTGTGGTGTATGCTGTTTGTTTTGGCGTGATGAAAAATCTCATTAGACATTTCCATCCAAATTCTCTCCACATATGTGAATTAGTACATTTTGATGTAAATCTACATATGTCTAACCATTCTTCCACCGTAATAATGGCATTACTTTCCTTTTcccatttttctttaacatattctgTTGAATGGGGTTTAATCGATCTAAATCCTTTATAAAGTTTTGAAATTATACCTTTACTCCCACTGCCTTTGTAGGC from Danio rerio strain Tuebingen ecotype United States chromosome 8, GRCz12tu, whole genome shotgun sequence includes:
- the LOC141375700 gene encoding E3 ubiquitin-protein ligase RBBP6-like isoform X2, with product MSCVHYRFQSRLTYDSLQFEGLNISAGELKRQIMRSKRLKFCQLKISNAQTDEEYTDDALIPKNTSVIIRRIPAAGLKSSNRRFVGHQAGRWREPSPRADPSLLSLEQLLKTENLAEAKASEEDKLKAVMYQSSLCYYSSRAAAPRRTSASGRAQGFPAASCWRWTTQTERES
- the LOC141375700 gene encoding E3 ubiquitin-protein ligase RBBP6-like isoform X3; translation: MYQSSLCYYSSSEAMRLLGIPGHHIRHCPTNVGSRSAPHKRIRKSTGIPRSFLLEVDDPDRKGVMIDGSGRYVIPIIDAEAYAAEKRKRPSFSCQTEPLPSSSSAGAASSVRDAGGKRSRSPSSPETRGDQKRPRR
- the LOC141375700 gene encoding E3 ubiquitin-protein ligase RBBP6-like isoform X1, with amino-acid sequence MSCVHYRFQSRLTYDSLQFEGLNISAGELKRQIMRSKRLKFCQLKISNAQTDEEYTDDALIPKNTSVIIRRIPAAGLKSSNRRFVGHQAGRWREPSPRADPSLLSLEQLLKTENLAEAKASEEDKLKAVMYQSSLCYYSSSEAMRLLGIPGHHIRHCPTNVGSRSAPHKRIRKSTGIPRSFLLEVDDPDRKGVMIDGSGRYVIPIIDAEAYAAEKRKRPSFSCQTEPLPSSSSAGAASSVRDAGGKRSRSPSSPETRGDQKRPRR